Proteins found in one Anopheles aquasalis chromosome 3, idAnoAquaMG_Q_19, whole genome shotgun sequence genomic segment:
- the LOC126574684 gene encoding FH1/FH2 domain-containing protein 3 isoform X6, whose amino-acid sequence MDGPDGLITVRVQYLVDSDPFNSLSMYPIPSRAPVFSFASAVPLATQLGALLRHLGAPQRLDDAALQVYKDGDYGAYLDLESSLAEQSEDIEGLNTNRKNSLVVRTQLSVRVHSIIEKLLSSEGRELRRVLFSLKQIFQEDKDLVHGFVAHGGLNCLVQIGSEADQNYQNYILRALGQVMLYVDGMNGVMKHSPTIQWLYSLIASRYRLVVKTALKLLLVFVEYCEGNCYLLVSAIRFVDTARAVVPWNNIMRLLKDYENADTELLIYATSLINKTLSGLSDQDSFYDESDFLEQQGMEGIIQRYMSRPGTDLDLLDQLQLYESVLRFEDGESDGIRIPDNTVRKTLRYRSTGSDTTDRRKSRRHSTGTAPPPPSTAPPPPPPPPLPAYPMYSAPPSGPPPPPPPPLPPPVAPVQLYGGLQLPKQPTGHDDDASSSSSAHSGDHLPAGTGYHDPSRGDTTGVTPGLRRRRERAERQKTLMREQQELGQLQNGLPMVPGEETTENGYRGGSRSNGLAYSSRSSALAPGAVTASAAAAAGASAGASLLPPTIHEEESRRANGSIHNCTPAVMLHKQPNLTNHPSGPEGTTIGSVEYRNSRNLLLTNRHVGSNGGVSNGTGTGTTTSATVNGHHDRYKVDLNGNVRPSGRNGLLALEQQDTENKSPNINSQTMGAMAYGRPSLVVNGKDTHADTAYHHHRHRSGAVNGTTNGPLANGGPHVEVLSKTQDLPTVQVESDNEDKKLILQLKKDHTVKDLTQKLSCLPLSPQEEKRNQSHIGDMSGLISKAKEGLAKSKSNKDISRSPSVDTDIKKLANGEPKKSENELHWEEIVKNMTRKLSLCDLDFTDLTSDDDKDLLAPRGFGGAVPPPPPPGGMMMAGGMPPPMPGMLRPPPPTNLVPLPGGALLNGGGGGGGGGANQANGSDTIKKNKKTVKLFWKEVRDDMIPATIHRTIWDELPEAVVDTQKLEHLFESRAKDLMTKKQQELNKNKEVIVLDHKRSNAINIAMTKLPPPRAIKAAILKMDSTVVTREGIDKLLNMLPTDEERCKIQEAQMLNPELPLGTAEQFLLTLSSISELGARLKLWAFKLDFENIEKEIAEPLMDLKQGIELLKSNLTFKCILSTLLNIGIFLNGAPVKGFQIDYLAKVPEVKDTVHKHSLLHHLCHMVMESQANTTDLYSEIGPITRASKADFNELAHNITYLETECKASWDRLKLIGKHDTAPHLKQKLIDFLADCAERIIILDIVHRRVLNRYRKFLLWLGVPQHRIPESRPNEFCRIVSEFALEYRTTRERVQQQIEKKANHRERNKTRGKLIVDVAKLKTQEDRADDELRTLLGLPGDERESNGTLTWRRRRGDATASPVTGLPSGHPTVASPLHSVLTGGSGIVSGGGGGGGGRDESFTDGDDEILESLVKTATKTGVGPRPMQRERKRTRQADRKSLRRTLKNGLSEEEKQHVASLIKGY is encoded by the exons atggATGGACCGGATGGGCTGATAACGGTGCGGGTCCAGTATCTCGTGGACAGCGATCCGTTCAACAGCCTCTCGATGTACCCGATACCGTCCCGGGCGCCCGTCTTCTCGTTCGCCAGTGCCGTCCCGCTGGCCACACAGCTCGGGGCGCTGCTCCGGCATCTGGGGGCACCACAAAGG CTCGACGATGCGGCGCTACAGGTCTACAAAGATGGGGACTATGGAGCCTACCTGGACCTGGAATCTTCGCTGGCCGAGCAATCGGAGGACATCGAGGGTCTCAACACGAA TCGCAAAAACTCCCTGGTCGTCCGGACGCAGCTCAGTGTGCGGGTTCACTCCATCATCG AGAAGCTGCTGTCGTCGGAGGGGCGCGAACTGCGCCGTGTGCTGTTCTCGCTGAAGCAAATCTTCCAGGAGGACAAAGACCTGGTGCACGGGTTCGTGGCGCACGGTGGGCTCAACTGTCTGGTGCAGATTGGCAGCGAGGCGGACCAAAACTACCAGAACTACATCCTGCGGGCCCTCGGGCAGGTGATGCTGTACGTCGACGGGATGAACGGTGTGATGAAGCATTCGCCCACGATCCAGTGGTTGTACTCGCTGATTGCGTCCCGCTACCGGCTCGTGGTCAAGACCGCCctcaagctgctgctcgtcttcGTCGAGTACTGCGAGGGCAACTGCTATCTGCTCGTTAGCGCCATCCGCTTCGTCGATACGGCGCGCGCCGTCGTCCCGTGGAACAACATTATGCG GCTGCTGAAGGACTACGAAAATGCCGACACGGAGCTACTAATCTACGCCACATCACTAATTAACAAAACTCTGTCCGGACTGAGCGATCAAGACAGTTTCTACGACGAGAGTGACTTCCTCGAGCAGCAGGGCATGGAGGGCATCATTCAGCGCTACATGTCCCGACCCGGCACCGATCTCGATCTGCTCGATCAGCTCCAGCTATACGAGAGTGTGCTCCGTTTCGAGGACGGCGAATCGGATGGAATCCGTATCCCAGACAACACGGTTCGGAAAACGCTCCGTTACCGGTCGACCGGCAGTGATACGACCGATCGGCGGAAGTCTCGACGTCACAGCACCGGAACggctccaccacctccatcaacagcacctcctcctcctccccctccccctctgcCAGCGTATCCCATGTACTCGGCACCACCCAGTGgaccgccacctccaccaccacctccgctaccaccaccagtggctcCGGTCCAGCTGTACGGTGGCCTTCAACTCCCGAaacaaccgaccggccacgatgacgacgcaaGTTCCTCCAGCTCGGCCCACAGTGGCGATCATCTGCCAGCCGGCACTGGCTACCATGATCCATCTCGTGGTGACACTACGGGCGTGACACCGGGCCTCCGACGACGCCGGGAGCGTGCCGAACGTCAAAAGACGCTGATGCGTGAACAGCAGGAACTGGGCCAGCTCCAGAACGGTCTTCCGATGGTGCCCGGTGAAGAGacgacggaaaatg GATATCGTGGAGGATCGCGGAGTAACGGTTTGGCGTACAGTTCGAGGTCCAGCGCGTTGGCCCCAGGAGCAgtcacagcatcagcagcagcagcagctggggcaTCAGCAGGGGCATCTCTACTACCACCAACAATCCACGAGGAAGAGTCACGCCGTGCGAATGGCAGCATCCATAACTGCACCCCCGCTGTGATGTTGCACAAGCAACCTAACCTCACTAATCACCCTAGCGGCCCAGAAGGGACGACCATCGGTAGCGTCGAGTATCGGAATAGTCGCAATTTGCTGCTCACCAATCGGCACGTGGGTAGCAATGGTGGCGTCTCGAATGGCACGGGAACCGGAACAACAACGTCGGCGACGGTCAACGGTCATCACGATCGCTACAAAGTAGATCTCAACGGGAATGTACGTCCGAGTGGAAGGAATGGCCTGTTGGCACTCGAGCAACAGGACACCGAGAACAAAAGTCCAAACATTAACTCCCAGACGATGGGTGCGATGGCCTACGGAAGACCTTCGCTGGTGGTTAATGGTAAGGATACGCACGCTGATAcggcttatcatcatcaccgtcatcgatCAGGTGCGGTGAACGGTACCACAAACGGTCCTCTAGCGAACGGTGGTCCGCATGTGGAGGTCCTTTCTAAGACTCAAGATCTTCCAACGGTTCAAG TGGAATCGGACAACGAAGACAAGAAGCTGATCCTGCAGCTCAAGAAGGACCACACGGTGAAGGATCTGACGCAGAAGCTGAGCTGCCTGCCGCTCAGCCCACAGGAGGAGAAGCGCAACCAGAGCCACATCGGCGACATGTCCGGGCTGATCTCGAAGGCCAAGGAAGGGCTGGCGAAGAGCAAGAGTAACAAGGACATCTCACGCTCACCGAGCGTCGATACCGATATCAAGAAGCTGGCAAACGGGGAACCGAAAAAGTCCGAAAATGAGCTACACTGGGAGGAGATTGTGAAGAACATGACGCGCAAGCTGAGTCTGTGCGATCTCGACTTTACCGATCTGACGTCGGACGATGATAAGGATCTGTTGGCACCGAGAGGCTTCGGTGGtgcggtaccaccaccaccgccaccgggcggtatgatgatggccggtggCATGCCACCGCCCATGCCGGGCATgttacgaccaccaccaccgaccaacctGGTGCCGCTGCCCGGTGGAGCGCTgttgaacggtggtggtggtggtggtggtggtggtgcaaaccAAGCGAACGGTAGCGATACGatcaagaaaaacaaaaagact GTGAAACTATTCTGGAAGGAGGTGCGAGACGATATGATCCCGGCGACGATCCATCGGACGATCTGGGACGAGCTGCCGGAAGCGGTGGTCGATACGCAGAAGCTCGAACATCTGTTCGAATCGCGAGCCAAAGATTTGATGACAAAG AAGCAACAGGAGCTGAACAAGAACAAGGAGGTCATCGTGCTGGACCACAAACGCTCGAACGCGATCAACATCGCGATGACGAAGCTACCACCGCCGAGGGCAATTAAGGCGGCCATTCTGAAGATGGACTCGACCGTCGTGACCCGCGAAGGCATCGACAAACTGCTGAACATGCTACCGACCGACGAGGAGCGGTGCAAGATTCAGGAGGCGCAGATGCTCAACCCAGAACTCCCACTCGGTACGGCGGAACAGTTCCTGCTGACACTGTCCTCCATCTCGGAGCTCGGCGCACGGCTCAAGCTGTGGGCATTCAAGCTGGACTTTGAGAACATCGAGAAGGAGATCGCGGAACCGCTGATGGATCTGAAGCAGGGCATCGAGCTGCTCAAATCAAACCTCACCTTCAAGTGTATCCTCTCGACGCTGTTAAACATTGGCATCTTCCTGAACGGAGCCCCGGTGAAGGGTTTCCAGATCGATTATCTTGCCAAGGTGCCTGAGGTGAAGGATACGGTACACAAGCActcgctgctgcaccatctCTGCCACATGGTGATGGAATCGCAAGCCAACACGACGGACCTTTACTCCGAAATTGGACCAATAACGCGTGCCTCGAAGGCGGACTTTAATGAGCTGGCTCACAACATCACCTACCTGGAGACGGAGTGTAAAGCGTCCTGGGATCGGTTGAAGCTGATCGGTAAGCACGACACGGCACCACATCTGAAGCAGAAGCTGATCGACTTTCTGGCCGATTGTGCCGAACGGATCATCATACTGGACATTGTCCATCGGCGAGTACTGAATAG GTACCGAAAGTTCCTGCTCTGGCTCGGTGTACCACAGCACCGGATCCCCGAGTCACGGCCGAACGAGTTCTGTCGGATTGTGTCGGAGTTTGCGCTCGAATATCGGACGACCCGGGagcgtgtgcagcagcagatcgagaaGAAGGCGAACCATCGAGAGAGAAACAAGACTAGGGGCAAGCTGATCGTCGATGTGGCCAAGCTAAAGACGCAAGAGGATCGGGCGGACGATGAGCTAAG GACACTACTGGGTCTTCCCGGGGATGAGAGGGAAAGCAATGGCACGCTTACCTGGCGTCGACGGCGGGGCGACGCGACCGCTTCACCGGTGACCGGACTACCGAGTGGTCATCCAACCGTCGCCAGTCCACTGCACAGTGTCCTAACAGGTGGCAGTGGCAtcgttagtggtggtggtggtggtggtggtggccgagacGAGAGCTTcaccgatggtgatgacgaaaTTCTGGAGTCACTGGTGAAGACCGCCACCAAGACCGGTGTTGGGCCACGGCCGATGCAGCGTGAGCGGAAGCGAACACGCCAGGCAGATCGAAAATCAT TACGACGCACGCTGAAGAACGGATTAtcggaggaggaaaagcaaCATGTGGCCTCGTTAATAAAAGGATATTGA
- the LOC126574684 gene encoding FH1/FH2 domain-containing protein 3 isoform X7: MDGPDGLITVRVQYLVDSDPFNSLSMYPIPSRAPVFSFASAVPLATQLGALLRHLGAPQRLDDAALQVYKDGDYGAYLDLESSLAEQSEDIEGLNTNRKNSLVVRTQLSVRVHSIIEKLLSSEGRELRRVLFSLKQIFQEDKDLVHGFVAHGGLNCLVQIGSEADQNYQNYILRALGQVMLYVDGMNGVMKHSPTIQWLYSLIASRYRLVVKTALKLLLVFVEYCEGNCYLLVSAIRFVDTARAVVPWNNIMRLLKDYENADTELLIYATSLINKTLSGLSDQDSFYDESDFLEQQGMEGIIQRYMSRPGTDLDLLDQLQLYESVLRFEDGESDGIRIPDNTVRKTLRYRSTGSDTTDRRKSRRHSTGTAPPPPSTAPPPPPPPPLPAYPMYSAPPSGPPPPPPPPLPPPVAPVQLYGGLQLPKQPTGHDDDASSSSSAHSGDHLPAGTGYHDPSRGDTTGVTPGLRRRRERAERQKTLMREQQELGQLQNGLPMVPGEETTENGYRGGSRSNGLAYSSRSSALAPGAVTASAAAAAGASAGASLLPPTIHEEESRRANGSIHNCTPAVMLHKQPNLTNHPSGPEGTTIGSVEYRNSRNLLLTNRHVGSNGGVSNGTGTGTTTSATVNGHHDRYKVDLNGNVRPSGRNGLLALEQQDTENKSPNINSQTMGAMAYGRPSLVVNGKDTHADTAYHHHRHRSGAVNGTTNGPLANGGPHVEVLSKTQDLPTVQVESDNEDKKLILQLKKDHTVKDLTQKLSCLPLSPQEEKRNQSHIGDMSGLISKAKEGLAKSKSNKDISRSPSVDTDIKKLANGEPKKSENELHWEEIVKNMTRKLSLCDLDFTDLTSDDDKDLLAPRGFGGAVPPPPPPGGMMMAGGMPPPMPGMLRPPPPTNLVPLPGGALLNGGGGGGGGGANQANGSDTIKKNKKTVKLFWKEVRDDMIPATIHRTIWDELPEAVVDTQKLEHLFESRAKDLMTKKQQELNKNKEVIVLDHKRSNAINIAMTKLPPPRAIKAAILKMDSTVVTREGIDKLLNMLPTDEERCKIQEAQMLNPELPLGTAEQFLLTLSSISELGARLKLWAFKLDFENIEKEIAEPLMDLKQGIELLKSNLTFKCILSTLLNIGIFLNGAPVKGFQIDYLAKVPEVKDTVHKHSLLHHLCHMVMESQANTTDLYSEIGPITRASKADFNELAHNITYLETECKASWDRLKLIGKHDTAPHLKQKLIDFLADCAERIIILDIVHRRVLNRYRKFLLWLGVPQHRIPESRPNEFCRIVSEFALEYRTTRERVQQQIEKKANHRERNKTRGKLIVDVAKLKTQEDRADDELRTLLGLPGDERESNGTLTWRRRRGDATASPVTGLPSGHPTVASPLHSVLTGGSGIVSGGGGGGGGRDESFTDGDDEILESLVKTATKTGVGPRPMQRERKRTRQADRKSFKRSRTREGFTMERTGSSPPPL, translated from the exons atggATGGACCGGATGGGCTGATAACGGTGCGGGTCCAGTATCTCGTGGACAGCGATCCGTTCAACAGCCTCTCGATGTACCCGATACCGTCCCGGGCGCCCGTCTTCTCGTTCGCCAGTGCCGTCCCGCTGGCCACACAGCTCGGGGCGCTGCTCCGGCATCTGGGGGCACCACAAAGG CTCGACGATGCGGCGCTACAGGTCTACAAAGATGGGGACTATGGAGCCTACCTGGACCTGGAATCTTCGCTGGCCGAGCAATCGGAGGACATCGAGGGTCTCAACACGAA TCGCAAAAACTCCCTGGTCGTCCGGACGCAGCTCAGTGTGCGGGTTCACTCCATCATCG AGAAGCTGCTGTCGTCGGAGGGGCGCGAACTGCGCCGTGTGCTGTTCTCGCTGAAGCAAATCTTCCAGGAGGACAAAGACCTGGTGCACGGGTTCGTGGCGCACGGTGGGCTCAACTGTCTGGTGCAGATTGGCAGCGAGGCGGACCAAAACTACCAGAACTACATCCTGCGGGCCCTCGGGCAGGTGATGCTGTACGTCGACGGGATGAACGGTGTGATGAAGCATTCGCCCACGATCCAGTGGTTGTACTCGCTGATTGCGTCCCGCTACCGGCTCGTGGTCAAGACCGCCctcaagctgctgctcgtcttcGTCGAGTACTGCGAGGGCAACTGCTATCTGCTCGTTAGCGCCATCCGCTTCGTCGATACGGCGCGCGCCGTCGTCCCGTGGAACAACATTATGCG GCTGCTGAAGGACTACGAAAATGCCGACACGGAGCTACTAATCTACGCCACATCACTAATTAACAAAACTCTGTCCGGACTGAGCGATCAAGACAGTTTCTACGACGAGAGTGACTTCCTCGAGCAGCAGGGCATGGAGGGCATCATTCAGCGCTACATGTCCCGACCCGGCACCGATCTCGATCTGCTCGATCAGCTCCAGCTATACGAGAGTGTGCTCCGTTTCGAGGACGGCGAATCGGATGGAATCCGTATCCCAGACAACACGGTTCGGAAAACGCTCCGTTACCGGTCGACCGGCAGTGATACGACCGATCGGCGGAAGTCTCGACGTCACAGCACCGGAACggctccaccacctccatcaacagcacctcctcctcctccccctccccctctgcCAGCGTATCCCATGTACTCGGCACCACCCAGTGgaccgccacctccaccaccacctccgctaccaccaccagtggctcCGGTCCAGCTGTACGGTGGCCTTCAACTCCCGAaacaaccgaccggccacgatgacgacgcaaGTTCCTCCAGCTCGGCCCACAGTGGCGATCATCTGCCAGCCGGCACTGGCTACCATGATCCATCTCGTGGTGACACTACGGGCGTGACACCGGGCCTCCGACGACGCCGGGAGCGTGCCGAACGTCAAAAGACGCTGATGCGTGAACAGCAGGAACTGGGCCAGCTCCAGAACGGTCTTCCGATGGTGCCCGGTGAAGAGacgacggaaaatg GATATCGTGGAGGATCGCGGAGTAACGGTTTGGCGTACAGTTCGAGGTCCAGCGCGTTGGCCCCAGGAGCAgtcacagcatcagcagcagcagcagctggggcaTCAGCAGGGGCATCTCTACTACCACCAACAATCCACGAGGAAGAGTCACGCCGTGCGAATGGCAGCATCCATAACTGCACCCCCGCTGTGATGTTGCACAAGCAACCTAACCTCACTAATCACCCTAGCGGCCCAGAAGGGACGACCATCGGTAGCGTCGAGTATCGGAATAGTCGCAATTTGCTGCTCACCAATCGGCACGTGGGTAGCAATGGTGGCGTCTCGAATGGCACGGGAACCGGAACAACAACGTCGGCGACGGTCAACGGTCATCACGATCGCTACAAAGTAGATCTCAACGGGAATGTACGTCCGAGTGGAAGGAATGGCCTGTTGGCACTCGAGCAACAGGACACCGAGAACAAAAGTCCAAACATTAACTCCCAGACGATGGGTGCGATGGCCTACGGAAGACCTTCGCTGGTGGTTAATGGTAAGGATACGCACGCTGATAcggcttatcatcatcaccgtcatcgatCAGGTGCGGTGAACGGTACCACAAACGGTCCTCTAGCGAACGGTGGTCCGCATGTGGAGGTCCTTTCTAAGACTCAAGATCTTCCAACGGTTCAAG TGGAATCGGACAACGAAGACAAGAAGCTGATCCTGCAGCTCAAGAAGGACCACACGGTGAAGGATCTGACGCAGAAGCTGAGCTGCCTGCCGCTCAGCCCACAGGAGGAGAAGCGCAACCAGAGCCACATCGGCGACATGTCCGGGCTGATCTCGAAGGCCAAGGAAGGGCTGGCGAAGAGCAAGAGTAACAAGGACATCTCACGCTCACCGAGCGTCGATACCGATATCAAGAAGCTGGCAAACGGGGAACCGAAAAAGTCCGAAAATGAGCTACACTGGGAGGAGATTGTGAAGAACATGACGCGCAAGCTGAGTCTGTGCGATCTCGACTTTACCGATCTGACGTCGGACGATGATAAGGATCTGTTGGCACCGAGAGGCTTCGGTGGtgcggtaccaccaccaccgccaccgggcggtatgatgatggccggtggCATGCCACCGCCCATGCCGGGCATgttacgaccaccaccaccgaccaacctGGTGCCGCTGCCCGGTGGAGCGCTgttgaacggtggtggtggtggtggtggtggtggtgcaaaccAAGCGAACGGTAGCGATACGatcaagaaaaacaaaaagact GTGAAACTATTCTGGAAGGAGGTGCGAGACGATATGATCCCGGCGACGATCCATCGGACGATCTGGGACGAGCTGCCGGAAGCGGTGGTCGATACGCAGAAGCTCGAACATCTGTTCGAATCGCGAGCCAAAGATTTGATGACAAAG AAGCAACAGGAGCTGAACAAGAACAAGGAGGTCATCGTGCTGGACCACAAACGCTCGAACGCGATCAACATCGCGATGACGAAGCTACCACCGCCGAGGGCAATTAAGGCGGCCATTCTGAAGATGGACTCGACCGTCGTGACCCGCGAAGGCATCGACAAACTGCTGAACATGCTACCGACCGACGAGGAGCGGTGCAAGATTCAGGAGGCGCAGATGCTCAACCCAGAACTCCCACTCGGTACGGCGGAACAGTTCCTGCTGACACTGTCCTCCATCTCGGAGCTCGGCGCACGGCTCAAGCTGTGGGCATTCAAGCTGGACTTTGAGAACATCGAGAAGGAGATCGCGGAACCGCTGATGGATCTGAAGCAGGGCATCGAGCTGCTCAAATCAAACCTCACCTTCAAGTGTATCCTCTCGACGCTGTTAAACATTGGCATCTTCCTGAACGGAGCCCCGGTGAAGGGTTTCCAGATCGATTATCTTGCCAAGGTGCCTGAGGTGAAGGATACGGTACACAAGCActcgctgctgcaccatctCTGCCACATGGTGATGGAATCGCAAGCCAACACGACGGACCTTTACTCCGAAATTGGACCAATAACGCGTGCCTCGAAGGCGGACTTTAATGAGCTGGCTCACAACATCACCTACCTGGAGACGGAGTGTAAAGCGTCCTGGGATCGGTTGAAGCTGATCGGTAAGCACGACACGGCACCACATCTGAAGCAGAAGCTGATCGACTTTCTGGCCGATTGTGCCGAACGGATCATCATACTGGACATTGTCCATCGGCGAGTACTGAATAG GTACCGAAAGTTCCTGCTCTGGCTCGGTGTACCACAGCACCGGATCCCCGAGTCACGGCCGAACGAGTTCTGTCGGATTGTGTCGGAGTTTGCGCTCGAATATCGGACGACCCGGGagcgtgtgcagcagcagatcgagaaGAAGGCGAACCATCGAGAGAGAAACAAGACTAGGGGCAAGCTGATCGTCGATGTGGCCAAGCTAAAGACGCAAGAGGATCGGGCGGACGATGAGCTAAG GACACTACTGGGTCTTCCCGGGGATGAGAGGGAAAGCAATGGCACGCTTACCTGGCGTCGACGGCGGGGCGACGCGACCGCTTCACCGGTGACCGGACTACCGAGTGGTCATCCAACCGTCGCCAGTCCACTGCACAGTGTCCTAACAGGTGGCAGTGGCAtcgttagtggtggtggtggtggtggtggtggccgagacGAGAGCTTcaccgatggtgatgacgaaaTTCTGGAGTCACTGGTGAAGACCGCCACCAAGACCGGTGTTGGGCCACGGCCGATGCAGCGTGAGCGGAAGCGAACACGCCAGGCAGATCGAAAATCAT TCAAAAGATCTCGAACGCGGGAAGGATTTACGATGGAGCGTACCGGAAGCTCGCCACCACCCCTTTGA